From the genome of Pseudomonas yamanorum, one region includes:
- a CDS encoding gamma carbonic anhydrase family protein has protein sequence MTLRTYQNHTPALAAGAFVDASAVVIGDVEIGADSSVWPLTVIRGDMHRIRIGARTSVQDGCVLHITHAGPFNPDGFPLLIGDDVTIAHKVMLHGCTVGNRILIGMGSIVMDGAVVEDDVIIGAGSLVPPGKKLESGFLYVGSPVKQIRPLTDKERAFFTYSAANYVKLKDLHLAEGFDQ, from the coding sequence GTGACCCTTCGCACCTACCAGAATCACACGCCGGCCTTGGCCGCCGGGGCTTTCGTCGATGCATCGGCGGTGGTGATCGGCGACGTCGAAATCGGCGCCGACAGCTCGGTATGGCCGCTGACGGTAATCCGCGGCGACATGCACCGCATCCGCATCGGTGCGCGCACCAGCGTGCAGGATGGCTGCGTGCTGCACATTACCCACGCCGGGCCCTTCAATCCTGATGGTTTCCCGCTGTTGATCGGCGACGATGTGACCATTGCCCACAAAGTCATGCTGCATGGCTGCACGGTGGGCAATCGGATTCTGATCGGCATGGGCAGCATTGTGATGGACGGCGCCGTGGTGGAAGACGATGTGATCATCGGCGCCGGCAGCCTGGTGCCGCCAGGCAAGAAACTCGAGAGCGGTTTTTTGTATGTCGGCAGCCCGGTTAAACAAATCCGCCCGCTGACTGACAAGGAGCGGGCGTTTTTCACCTACAGCGCCGCGAACTACGTGAAGCTCAAAGACCTGCACCTGGCCGAAGGCTTCGACCAATGA